Proteins from a genomic interval of Fibrobacter sp.:
- the ftsA gene encoding cell division protein FtsA → MDEPRNEIRKEDLIFGLDIGASKINLFAGVANGDSVRVLECGDFPLTNADEFDHVVEMLKQAAQTVESITGVDVHDVYVGIAGMHVSAVNYKGLITLPTGEVRSQDIEMVKDQASTIPESAGQIIHVFPGEYTLDDQTGIRNPKGLNGRRLGVEVQVVTSRPSAIQNLDKCVRSAGLHTVEFVWEPLAAAYAVLTADEKELGVALVDVGAGTADVAVFVGESLRYTASLDIAGNSITSDISKCLKVPISLSKAEEIKKKYGTCKITNLNADETFPVPGVGERGDVLCSRNLLARVITARVEEIFKLLKKDLEKHGIVGLINGGIVLTGGCCALDGIDEIAEKVFEKPVRIGRPKGVSGIQDAFRKPSYATGIGLLHYAARQRSENKKYETGKQLTVSVKKGLQWLKDLVRTYF, encoded by the coding sequence ATGGATGAACCGAGAAATGAAATAAGGAAAGAAGATCTGATATTCGGGTTGGATATCGGTGCCTCAAAAATCAATCTGTTCGCGGGAGTGGCGAACGGAGATTCCGTGCGCGTGCTGGAATGCGGCGATTTCCCGCTGACCAATGCCGACGAGTTCGACCATGTGGTCGAAATGCTGAAGCAGGCCGCACAGACTGTCGAATCTATTACCGGAGTGGATGTCCACGATGTGTACGTGGGCATTGCGGGAATGCATGTCTCCGCCGTCAATTACAAGGGGCTGATTACGCTCCCGACCGGCGAAGTCCGCAGCCAGGATATCGAGATGGTGAAGGATCAGGCTAGCACCATTCCCGAGTCCGCAGGCCAGATTATTCACGTGTTCCCGGGTGAATACACTCTTGACGACCAGACGGGTATCAGGAATCCGAAGGGGCTCAACGGACGCCGCCTCGGTGTGGAAGTTCAGGTGGTCACCTCACGCCCGAGCGCTATCCAGAACCTGGACAAGTGCGTGCGTAGCGCCGGTCTCCATACCGTCGAGTTTGTTTGGGAACCTCTTGCCGCCGCATACGCCGTGCTCACCGCCGATGAAAAGGAACTGGGCGTCGCCCTCGTGGACGTGGGCGCAGGTACCGCCGATGTCGCCGTTTTCGTGGGTGAATCGCTGCGCTATACCGCGTCGCTCGACATCGCGGGCAACAGCATCACGAGCGATATCAGCAAGTGCCTGAAGGTGCCTATCTCGCTTTCGAAGGCCGAAGAAATCAAGAAGAAATACGGTACGTGCAAGATTACCAACCTCAATGCGGACGAGACGTTCCCGGTTCCCGGTGTCGGTGAACGCGGAGACGTTCTGTGCTCGCGCAATTTGCTTGCCCGCGTGATTACCGCCCGTGTCGAAGAAATCTTCAAGCTCCTGAAGAAGGATCTCGAAAAGCACGGGATTGTCGGCCTCATCAATGGAGGCATCGTGCTTACCGGCGGGTGCTGCGCTCTTGACGGTATCGACGAGATTGCCGAGAAGGTTTTCGAGAAACCGGTACGTATCGGTCGCCCGAAGGGCGTCAGCGGAATTCAGGATGCATTCCGCAAGCCTTCGTACGCGACGGGTATCGGTCTATTGCATTATGCGGCGCGCCAGCGCAGCGAGAACAAGAAGTACGAGACGGGGAAACAGCTTACGGTCTCCGTCAAGAAGGGCTTACAGTGGCTCAAGGATCTTGTTCGCACATACTTTTAA
- a CDS encoding FtsQ-type POTRA domain-containing protein, translating into MTESKTTFLGRRIGYNEGKRKQARAQKMKRRVQDTFRWFKRRGWILCVLLIVAGVALWTNRFYVQRFNPLELRHLRYIDIEGNRMLSWEDVIQNAQVEPGMLMSEVYPDSIEKMLIQVPLIRSVRVQKHFPSSMSIVLEESKAVASFFDGGKATVYSERGVPLPLSTSTALRLPIVERESMSEIKPICRFLAEMKKADPNQYALVSQVGWSQKDKAFEVIFRDVEFHVLYPATGWNGDLFALYDMVKVGFPQDLRCAGEIDLRYAGFAYVRNFDKRCVNG; encoded by the coding sequence TTGACCGAATCCAAGACGACATTCTTGGGACGCCGTATAGGCTACAACGAAGGCAAGCGGAAGCAGGCCCGTGCGCAGAAGATGAAGCGCCGTGTCCAGGATACTTTCCGCTGGTTCAAGCGTCGTGGCTGGATCCTCTGCGTCCTCTTGATTGTTGCCGGGGTGGCTCTCTGGACGAACCGCTTCTATGTGCAGCGCTTCAACCCGCTGGAACTGCGTCACCTGCGCTATATCGATATCGAAGGGAACCGCATGCTTTCATGGGAAGATGTCATCCAGAACGCTCAGGTGGAACCGGGCATGCTCATGTCCGAAGTCTACCCGGATTCTATTGAGAAGATGCTCATCCAGGTCCCGCTTATTCGTTCGGTGCGGGTGCAGAAGCATTTCCCGTCTTCGATGTCCATCGTGCTCGAGGAATCGAAGGCCGTGGCTTCGTTCTTCGACGGCGGAAAGGCGACCGTGTATTCCGAAAGGGGAGTGCCGCTCCCGCTTTCGACATCGACTGCGCTCCGCCTGCCGATTGTGGAACGCGAATCGATGAGCGAGATAAAGCCTATCTGCAGGTTCCTCGCCGAGATGAAGAAGGCGGACCCGAACCAGTATGCGCTCGTGTCGCAGGTTGGCTGGTCGCAGAAGGACAAGGCTTTTGAAGTGATTTTCAGGGACGTGGAATTCCACGTACTCTACCCGGCGACGGGATGGAATGGAGATCTGTTCGCCCTGTACGACATGGTGAAGGTGGGTTTCCCGCAGGATTTGCGTTGCGCTGGTGAAATTGATTTGCGATATGCCGGTTTTGCTTATGTAAGGAATTTCGACAAGAGGTGTGTCAATGGATGA
- the murC gene encoding UDP-N-acetylmuramate--L-alanine ligase: MQINDCKRVRRLHFVGIGGAGMSGIAEVLHVNGFEVSGSDTGESPVIDYLKGLGIKIAPKHEAKNVESADLVVYSSAVPHDNPELVEARNRRIPVIRRAEMLGELMRMKYTLSICGTHGKTTTTSIVGEIWEEAGLDPTIIVGGVVKGKGSGAKVGKGDYLIAESDEFDRSFLSMMPSSAIVTNIDADHLDTYENIEEIKDAFVQFVNKIPFYGQAILCLDDPNVQAILSRVRKPVITYGFSRQAKYRVDNLRFEKGFPVFEILNDGENLGEFRLQIPGRHNVLNATAAVALAVEEGISADVARKACAAFQGVTRRFEFMGEKNGVMVFNDYAHHPTESTATLLGFREAFPDKRIVVAFQPHLYSRTRDQHEAFGMAFANCDVLLVTDIYAARERPIEGVTGALVANSASDRGHRNARFVGDQMNLLPILKTELRKNDVVVLMGAGNIYKLGTRILEECV, translated from the coding sequence ATGCAGATTAATGATTGTAAACGAGTCCGTCGCCTGCACTTTGTGGGCATCGGTGGTGCCGGAATGTCGGGCATCGCGGAAGTGTTGCACGTGAACGGCTTCGAGGTGAGCGGTTCCGATACAGGCGAGAGTCCGGTGATCGACTACCTCAAGGGCCTGGGCATCAAGATTGCTCCGAAGCACGAGGCGAAGAATGTGGAAAGCGCCGACCTGGTCGTCTATTCCTCCGCTGTGCCGCACGACAATCCCGAACTGGTCGAAGCGCGTAACCGCCGTATTCCGGTAATCCGTCGCGCCGAAATGCTCGGCGAGCTCATGCGCATGAAGTACACGCTGTCGATTTGCGGAACGCACGGCAAGACGACTACGACATCCATCGTCGGTGAAATCTGGGAAGAGGCCGGCCTCGACCCGACTATCATCGTGGGCGGCGTGGTGAAGGGCAAGGGCTCCGGCGCCAAGGTGGGCAAGGGCGATTACCTGATTGCCGAAAGCGACGAGTTCGACCGCAGTTTCCTTTCGATGATGCCGTCTTCGGCCATCGTCACCAATATCGATGCCGACCACCTGGATACCTACGAGAACATCGAGGAAATCAAGGATGCGTTCGTGCAGTTCGTGAACAAGATTCCGTTCTACGGACAGGCTATTTTGTGCCTTGACGACCCGAACGTGCAGGCGATTCTCTCCCGCGTGAGGAAGCCGGTGATTACCTACGGTTTCAGCCGTCAGGCCAAGTACCGCGTGGACAACCTGCGCTTCGAAAAGGGCTTCCCGGTATTTGAAATTTTGAACGACGGCGAAAATCTGGGCGAATTCCGCCTCCAGATTCCCGGCCGCCACAACGTGCTCAATGCGACTGCCGCGGTGGCGCTCGCTGTCGAGGAAGGTATTTCTGCCGATGTCGCGCGCAAGGCCTGTGCGGCCTTCCAGGGCGTGACCCGCCGCTTTGAATTCATGGGCGAGAAGAACGGCGTGATGGTGTTCAACGATTATGCGCACCACCCGACGGAATCGACCGCGACGCTTCTCGGGTTCCGCGAGGCATTCCCGGACAAGCGCATCGTTGTCGCGTTCCAGCCGCACCTTTACTCCCGCACGCGCGACCAGCACGAAGCCTTCGGTATGGCTTTCGCCAACTGCGACGTGCTTCTCGTGACCGATATTTATGCAGCCCGCGAACGCCCGATCGAGGGCGTCACCGGGGCGCTTGTGGCCAATAGCGCAAGCGACCGCGGTCACCGCAACGCGCGGTTCGTGGGCGACCAGATGAACCTGCTCCCGATTCTCAAGACGGAACTGCGCAAGAACGACGTGGTGGTCTTGATGGGCGCCGGCAACATCTACAAGCTTGGAACCCGTATTCTGGAGGAGTGCGTTTGA
- the murG gene encoding undecaprenyldiphospho-muramoylpentapeptide beta-N-acetylglucosaminyltransferase, whose protein sequence is MKKFLFVCGGTGGHIFPAVAIAESLKKMGVADITFAGRKDSMEERLVAGNWPYEYITAEPLHRGPFLKNLALPFKLSKSLVRAKSVVKKVNPDVVVATGGYVSLPIVLAAGSFGIPVYLQEQNAVAGVANKFGSRYAKTIFVSSEDAAKFFPAGRCMVFGNPVRKLPDGDSLPRPAEFAEGKKAVFIVGGSQGAAGINAKIEESIKRIAARDDVSVVWQVGVKNVDAITARVGDVPNIAIRGFLDGIYAYMKHADLIISRAGASALAEILAFGKPSILLPFPHATANHQEHNARVVEKAGACLVELDSEPNDLWNKVENLLADSDKLGSMAVAAKGLGMPDAADRIAKEILLKEGCNIFAGDPQKSELTVRESISKEDV, encoded by the coding sequence ATGAAAAAGTTCCTGTTTGTATGCGGTGGCACCGGTGGCCACATCTTCCCGGCAGTAGCTATTGCCGAGAGCCTCAAGAAAATGGGCGTGGCGGACATTACGTTTGCCGGCCGTAAGGATTCTATGGAAGAACGCCTGGTGGCAGGCAACTGGCCCTATGAATACATCACGGCCGAACCGCTGCACCGCGGGCCGTTCCTCAAGAACCTGGCGCTTCCCTTCAAGCTTTCGAAGTCGCTGGTGCGCGCGAAGAGCGTCGTGAAGAAGGTGAACCCCGATGTGGTCGTCGCTACCGGCGGTTACGTTTCGCTCCCGATCGTGCTTGCCGCGGGTTCGTTCGGCATTCCCGTCTACCTGCAAGAACAGAATGCGGTTGCCGGCGTTGCGAACAAGTTCGGTTCCCGTTACGCTAAGACTATTTTCGTGTCTTCCGAAGATGCGGCGAAGTTCTTCCCCGCGGGAAGGTGCATGGTGTTCGGAAACCCGGTGCGCAAGTTGCCCGATGGCGATTCGCTTCCCCGTCCGGCCGAATTTGCGGAAGGCAAGAAGGCCGTGTTCATCGTGGGCGGTTCGCAGGGTGCTGCCGGCATCAATGCTAAAATCGAAGAAAGCATCAAGCGGATTGCCGCCCGTGACGACGTGAGTGTCGTGTGGCAGGTGGGCGTGAAGAACGTGGACGCCATCACCGCTCGCGTGGGCGATGTACCGAATATCGCTATCCGCGGGTTCCTCGATGGAATCTATGCCTACATGAAGCATGCCGACCTGATCATCAGCCGTGCGGGTGCGTCGGCCCTTGCCGAGATTCTCGCCTTCGGGAAACCCTCGATTCTGCTTCCGTTCCCGCATGCGACGGCGAACCACCAGGAACACAATGCCCGCGTGGTCGAGAAGGCGGGCGCATGCCTTGTGGAACTGGACAGCGAGCCGAATGATTTGTGGAACAAGGTGGAAAACCTCCTTGCTGATTCTGATAAACTTGGTTCGATGGCGGTCGCCGCTAAAGGCCTCGGGATGCCCGATGCCGCGGACAGGATTGCGAAAGAGATTCTCTTAAAAGAGGGTTGTAATATTTTTGCGGGTGATCCTCAAAAGAGCGAATTGACTGTGCGTGAGAGCATTTCAAAGGAAGATGTCTAA
- a CDS encoding FtsW/RodA/SpoVE family cell cycle protein, whose translation MSNTQATGVNKLLMLSTMLLIVFGIFVVYTATSPRAVLDGRSPEYYLVQHCTKVVACLVAMFFGARVDYSIWKKGSRVIFFLGCALTFAAIAKGWLHPETAIKGANRWILGIQPSEIMKFGFILMIATKVSDAGADIKSIRCSLKQPAVPLVIVSALLVLQPNYSMLIMFCGIMLSMLFVAGARLKYVAAGFGVYGLVGIIGLLVKSAVSEKGFHVANRIGAFLNPDEHKNGVEQVERSLEALGNGGFFGAGVGNGSVKFGYLPEAHKDVVYSVIGEEFGFLGTAAVLGVFAVIFYQGFEIARNCPTRFGKCLSVALTISLFLNFIVHVCVSTGLGPTTGQPLPFLSFGGTNLIISGLFIGILLNISKAGTGKKIDEAYSGGDRTNVYTFGGFDIARTET comes from the coding sequence ATGAGTAACACCCAGGCGACAGGCGTAAACAAATTGCTGATGCTGTCAACGATGCTGTTGATAGTGTTCGGCATATTTGTCGTGTACACGGCGACTTCGCCGCGTGCGGTGCTTGACGGCAGGTCTCCGGAATACTATCTGGTGCAGCATTGCACCAAGGTGGTCGCCTGCCTTGTCGCCATGTTCTTCGGTGCCCGTGTCGATTATTCCATCTGGAAGAAGGGCTCTCGCGTCATCTTCTTCTTGGGTTGCGCGCTCACGTTTGCGGCCATTGCCAAGGGATGGCTCCATCCTGAAACTGCAATCAAGGGGGCAAACCGCTGGATTCTGGGCATACAGCCTTCCGAAATCATGAAGTTCGGGTTTATCCTGATGATTGCGACCAAGGTGTCCGACGCCGGGGCCGATATCAAGTCCATCAGGTGCAGTCTCAAGCAGCCCGCGGTTCCGCTGGTCATCGTGTCGGCATTGCTGGTGCTGCAGCCGAACTACTCCATGCTCATCATGTTCTGCGGAATCATGCTTTCGATGCTGTTTGTCGCCGGTGCGAGGCTGAAGTATGTTGCTGCCGGATTTGGCGTCTACGGGCTTGTGGGTATCATAGGCCTACTTGTGAAATCGGCGGTCTCCGAAAAGGGATTCCATGTGGCGAACCGTATCGGGGCGTTCCTCAATCCGGATGAACACAAGAACGGCGTTGAACAGGTGGAGCGCTCGCTGGAGGCTCTCGGAAACGGCGGGTTCTTCGGTGCGGGTGTCGGAAACGGTTCCGTGAAGTTCGGTTATTTGCCCGAGGCGCACAAGGACGTGGTTTACAGCGTGATTGGCGAAGAGTTCGGGTTCCTGGGGACGGCTGCCGTTCTCGGTGTGTTTGCGGTCATTTTCTACCAGGGCTTCGAGATCGCGAGGAACTGCCCGACGCGATTTGGCAAGTGCCTCTCGGTGGCGTTGACTATTTCGCTTTTCTTGAATTTCATCGTGCATGTCTGCGTGAGTACGGGGCTGGGCCCGACTACGGGACAGCCGCTGCCCTTCCTGAGCTTCGGCGGCACGAACCTGATTATTTCCGGACTGTTCATCGGCATCTTGCTGAACATTTCGAAGGCGGGTACCGGAAAGAAGATTGACGAGGCGTATTCGGGCGGAGACCGCACGAACGTCTATACGTTTGGTGGATTTGATATAGCGAGGACTGAAACATGA
- the murF gene encoding UDP-N-acetylmuramoyl-tripeptide--D-alanyl-D-alanine ligase, which produces MLKLDLTVQEMLDILETAPVGVPARTLKRKVNLCLDSREKAKGVVFWPIKGARFDAHKFVSQMEKDGALMSVVNQESVEQNAIKMYAPVDDTTKALLKLAKGYQRLFKLKKVAITGSNGKTTTKEMTKAVLSMKFNTHATQGNFNNHIGVPMTLFQLKHSHEAAVVEMGTSGPDEIRPLSLATEPDVAVITNIGASHLERLKDLDGVFNEKITIKDGLKAGGTLIVNADDAHLCKVRSTKNMKVVTFGVRRGMVKPEKLAWNANACADFYIGRTHFELGVPGIHNLYNALAAIAVGTAFRVPKADIAKALKNFRATNMRMEIRKGNGFKIVSDCYNANPSSTRMALQTIGNMNVQGSRIAILGDMLELGAASKDLHREIGRLVPEMNFDLLLAVGEQAKEFVKGAEERGMAHAFHFDSVKDAIEFLGDVVSEGDVLLVKGSRGMKMEQVVEALMNFTPAKVK; this is translated from the coding sequence ATGCTGAAGCTTGATTTGACAGTTCAGGAGATGCTGGACATTTTGGAGACGGCCCCGGTGGGCGTCCCGGCCCGCACTCTCAAGCGCAAGGTGAATCTGTGCCTGGATTCACGCGAAAAGGCCAAGGGCGTGGTGTTCTGGCCTATCAAGGGCGCACGTTTCGATGCGCACAAGTTTGTTTCTCAAATGGAAAAGGATGGTGCACTGATGAGTGTAGTGAACCAGGAATCTGTTGAACAGAATGCCATCAAGATGTACGCCCCGGTGGACGATACCACCAAGGCTCTCCTGAAACTCGCCAAGGGCTACCAGCGCCTCTTCAAGCTGAAGAAGGTCGCCATTACCGGCAGCAACGGCAAGACCACCACCAAGGAGATGACGAAGGCCGTTCTCTCGATGAAGTTCAACACCCATGCGACGCAGGGAAACTTTAACAACCACATCGGTGTCCCGATGACGCTTTTCCAGCTGAAGCACAGCCACGAAGCCGCCGTCGTCGAAATGGGCACTAGCGGCCCGGACGAAATCCGCCCGCTTTCGCTCGCTACTGAACCCGACGTGGCCGTGATTACCAATATCGGCGCTAGCCACCTGGAACGCCTCAAGGATCTGGACGGCGTGTTCAACGAGAAGATTACCATCAAGGACGGTCTCAAGGCCGGTGGAACGCTTATCGTGAATGCGGACGACGCGCACCTCTGCAAGGTCCGTTCGACGAAGAACATGAAGGTGGTGACTTTCGGCGTGCGCCGCGGTATGGTGAAGCCCGAAAAGCTTGCCTGGAACGCGAATGCCTGCGCTGACTTCTACATCGGCCGTACGCATTTCGAACTCGGAGTCCCGGGAATCCATAACCTTTACAATGCGCTCGCGGCGATTGCCGTGGGTACGGCTTTCCGCGTGCCGAAGGCCGATATCGCGAAGGCGCTCAAGAACTTCCGCGCGACCAACATGCGCATGGAAATCCGCAAGGGCAACGGCTTCAAGATAGTCTCGGATTGCTACAACGCGAATCCGTCTTCTACCCGCATGGCGCTCCAGACCATCGGGAACATGAACGTGCAGGGTAGCCGTATCGCGATTCTGGGCGACATGCTCGAACTCGGCGCGGCTAGCAAGGATTTGCACAGGGAAATCGGCAGGCTCGTGCCGGAAATGAATTTTGACCTCCTGCTTGCCGTGGGCGAACAGGCGAAGGAATTTGTCAAGGGCGCAGAAGAGCGCGGCATGGCGCATGCGTTTCACTTCGATTCCGTGAAGGATGCCATCGAGTTCCTCGGCGATGTCGTTTCTGAAGGCGATGTGCTTTTGGTGAAGGGCAGCCGCGGAATGAAAATGGAGCAGGTGGTGGAAGCCCTCATGAACTTCACTCCCGCGAAGGTGAAATAG
- a CDS encoding UDP-N-acetylmuramoyl-L-alanyl-D-glutamate--2,6-diaminopimelate ligase, with amino-acid sequence MISEGLMRNLDVKGLCDDSRRVKAQDLFFSMPAEGYEEFARNAVASGAVAVVSEQAAPEGIASKWIQVADVKAARLEAAKLFYKDPFSKLKCHAVTGTNGKTTSAFLMNAMLESAGKKTALLGTIKNKIGDSSVPATLTTPGLLDLFAFAAKAVAAGCTDLVMETSSHSLHQGRVAGISFRSALFSNLTQDHLDYHKTMEAYFEAKKLLFTKYLAEDGVAVLNVDDAHGEQIYDEMKAAGRKAVAVSRLGNVKAFVKPEGSVVNTENGLEFTLPMVAKEKFETPLCGDFNVDNVLLVLAWANALEIPELSMRAALASVRVPGRFEKVWNRGGKHVVVDYAHTPDALERVLTTARKLCRGKLSTVFGCGGDRDRTKRPIMGHIAETIADTAWLTSDNPRTEDPIAIIEDVRAGMSTDKFVVVADRAEAIRKACAALKDGDWLVIAGKGHEDYQIVGKTKHHFDDREEAVKAMEEC; translated from the coding sequence ATGATATCTGAAGGCTTGATGCGCAATTTGGATGTGAAAGGACTTTGCGATGACTCCCGCCGCGTGAAGGCGCAGGACCTGTTCTTCTCGATGCCTGCGGAAGGCTACGAGGAATTCGCCCGCAATGCGGTCGCCTCGGGCGCGGTTGCGGTAGTGAGCGAGCAGGCGGCTCCCGAAGGGATTGCCTCCAAGTGGATTCAGGTGGCCGACGTGAAGGCCGCCCGCCTGGAAGCCGCGAAGCTCTTTTACAAGGATCCGTTCTCGAAACTCAAGTGCCATGCGGTTACCGGGACCAACGGGAAGACGACCAGCGCCTTCCTCATGAACGCGATGCTCGAATCCGCCGGCAAGAAGACCGCGCTGCTCGGGACTATCAAGAACAAGATTGGCGATTCGTCGGTGCCGGCGACGCTCACGACCCCGGGCCTTCTGGACCTCTTTGCCTTTGCCGCGAAGGCGGTTGCCGCTGGCTGCACCGACCTCGTGATGGAAACTTCCAGCCATTCGCTGCATCAGGGCCGCGTCGCCGGAATTTCGTTCAGGAGCGCGCTGTTCAGCAACCTCACGCAGGACCATCTCGATTATCACAAGACGATGGAAGCCTATTTCGAAGCGAAGAAGCTCCTGTTCACGAAATACCTTGCCGAAGACGGCGTTGCGGTTCTGAATGTCGATGATGCGCATGGCGAACAGATTTATGACGAGATGAAGGCGGCAGGCCGCAAGGCGGTTGCCGTGTCGAGACTCGGGAACGTAAAGGCCTTCGTGAAGCCCGAGGGAAGCGTCGTCAATACCGAAAACGGGCTTGAATTTACGCTCCCGATGGTGGCGAAGGAAAAGTTCGAAACGCCCCTGTGCGGCGACTTTAACGTGGACAACGTGTTGCTCGTGCTCGCCTGGGCGAACGCTCTTGAAATTCCGGAACTCTCTATGCGTGCGGCGCTTGCCAGCGTGCGCGTGCCCGGCCGTTTCGAAAAGGTTTGGAACAGGGGCGGGAAGCATGTGGTCGTCGATTATGCGCATACGCCCGACGCTCTGGAACGCGTGCTTACGACGGCCCGCAAGCTCTGCCGCGGAAAGCTTTCAACGGTGTTCGGCTGCGGTGGTGACCGCGACCGCACCAAGCGCCCGATTATGGGGCATATCGCCGAGACGATTGCCGATACGGCATGGCTCACCTCGGATAACCCGCGTACCGAAGACCCGATCGCCATTATCGAAGATGTGCGTGCGGGCATGAGTACGGATAAGTTTGTCGTAGTTGCCGACCGCGCCGAAGCGATTCGCAAGGCATGCGCAGCCCTGAAGGACGGCGATTGGCTCGTCATTGCCGGCAAGGGTCACGAAGACTACCAGATTGTCGGCAAGACGAAACATCATTTTGACGACCGCGAAGAAGCGGTGAAGGCAATGGAAGAATGCTGA
- a CDS encoding penicillin-binding protein, translating into MNNKIKIEPLAFLKWLVMSLVGVLLWQTFSIQVLNREVYQTKAKNMVTSTRNVYADRGRIMDRNGVVLADNFRDTTNKIDYSRIFLHGQLASQVVGKVDFNGHGNMGLERTFDTKLSGISGIRVGVDGQAVETVTSTEGDSVKKVRVIVKREIYARTREVAKAEPGLNLVLTIDGNMQEIVEKALKDGVNEFEAKSASAVVVEPYTGEILAMASYPTFDPNSKTQGVGRMSKNEIVSLSYEPGSTFKVITAAAALENKIVPPTRIFENEGRCWTWNPKSEKICDTHVYGDMDMSEAMVQSSNIVFAKIAAEVGAEKLYFMARNFGFGMPTSEYFQGEEKGRLLMPYELTRDDRTLKTMGFGHAISVTPIQMAMAYAAVANGGVLMEPMIVREWVDANGNVVEKNKPTEVRRVISESTAATIRSMLFRVVNSGTAKKVVSKKLPDVFFGGKTGTAEKFNQETQKYDRDHQVASFIGLAPVENTRYVCLVLVDDPQGKHVGGLTAGPIFRRIMEGIYYHPEISPASYNLAQVKKSNPCDVDFMGLTADAAKKLASDKGCKVAFTGAGVRVVSQNLDVTGESGVVLSLGEMVASKMPDLKGLSLRDAMEIMGNIRVNVEYEGKGRVVAQTPKPEELLQKGTTCKLTLKERG; encoded by the coding sequence ATGAACAATAAGATCAAGATAGAACCGCTCGCCTTCCTCAAGTGGCTCGTGATGAGCCTTGTCGGTGTGCTTTTGTGGCAGACCTTCAGCATCCAGGTGCTGAACCGTGAAGTGTACCAGACCAAGGCCAAGAACATGGTGACGAGCACGCGCAACGTCTATGCCGACCGCGGTCGGATTATGGACAGGAACGGCGTCGTGCTTGCCGACAACTTCAGGGATACCACCAACAAGATTGATTATAGCCGCATATTCTTGCATGGCCAGCTCGCGAGCCAGGTGGTGGGCAAGGTCGACTTCAACGGCCACGGGAACATGGGCCTCGAAAGGACTTTCGACACGAAGTTGAGCGGTATTAGCGGAATCCGCGTGGGCGTTGACGGCCAGGCGGTGGAAACTGTCACCTCGACCGAGGGCGACTCGGTGAAGAAGGTGAGGGTTATCGTGAAGCGCGAAATATATGCGCGTACCCGCGAAGTGGCAAAGGCCGAACCCGGATTGAATCTCGTGTTGACCATCGACGGCAACATGCAGGAGATTGTGGAAAAGGCGCTGAAGGATGGCGTGAACGAGTTCGAGGCGAAGAGCGCGAGCGCAGTCGTCGTCGAACCCTATACCGGCGAAATCCTTGCCATGGCGAGCTACCCGACATTCGACCCGAATTCCAAGACGCAAGGCGTGGGCCGCATGTCGAAAAACGAAATCGTTTCGCTTTCGTATGAACCGGGATCGACGTTCAAGGTGATTACCGCCGCCGCGGCCCTCGAAAACAAGATTGTGCCGCCGACGCGCATTTTCGAGAACGAAGGGCGTTGCTGGACATGGAACCCGAAATCCGAGAAGATTTGCGATACGCACGTCTACGGTGACATGGACATGTCGGAAGCGATGGTGCAGTCCTCGAACATCGTGTTCGCGAAGATTGCCGCGGAAGTCGGTGCCGAAAAACTTTACTTTATGGCTCGCAATTTCGGGTTCGGCATGCCGACCTCGGAATACTTCCAGGGCGAAGAAAAGGGCCGCCTGCTCATGCCCTACGAGCTCACGCGCGATGACCGTACGCTCAAGACGATGGGCTTTGGCCATGCGATTTCCGTTACGCCTATCCAGATGGCGATGGCCTATGCGGCGGTTGCGAACGGCGGCGTGCTGATGGAACCGATGATCGTGCGCGAATGGGTCGATGCCAACGGGAACGTGGTCGAGAAGAACAAGCCTACGGAAGTGCGCCGCGTGATTTCGGAAAGCACGGCGGCGACCATCCGCTCCATGCTCTTCCGCGTGGTGAACAGCGGTACGGCTAAGAAGGTCGTGTCCAAGAAGCTCCCCGACGTGTTCTTCGGCGGCAAGACGGGTACAGCCGAAAAGTTCAACCAGGAAACTCAGAAATACGACCGCGACCATCAGGTGGCTTCGTTCATCGGGCTTGCGCCTGTCGAGAATACGCGCTATGTGTGCCTGGTGCTGGTGGACGACCCGCAGGGCAAGCATGTGGGCGGCCTTACCGCGGGTCCGATTTTCCGTCGCATCATGGAAGGCATTTACTACCATCCGGAAATTTCTCCGGCATCGTACAACCTCGCGCAGGTGAAGAAGAGCAATCCCTGCGATGTGGACTTTATGGGCCTTACCGCGGATGCTGCCAAGAAGCTCGCTTCGGATAAGGGCTGCAAGGTGGCTTTCACGGGTGCCGGCGTCCGCGTGGTTTCGCAGAACCTGGATGTGACGGGGGAATCGGGCGTCGTGCTTTCCCTCGGCGAGATGGTGGCATCGAAGATGCCCGACTTGAAGGGACTTTCTTTGCGCGACGCGATGGAAATTATGGGCAATATCCGCGTGAATGTCGAATACGAAGGCAAGGGCCGCGTTGTGGCGCAGACGCCCAAGCCCGAGGAATTGCTCCAAAAGGGAACGACGTGCAAGCTTACGCTTAAGGAGAGAGGCTAA